CTTAACCTTGTACCAGACACGCTTAACGCCAAGAATCTCAAGGAAGAATGTGTATATTGATATAATTGCATTTAAAACAACGTATATATAAACCAATGGTATGTAAAGCGCATTTTCCTTCTTTTTTATTAATGCCAGGACAAATGCAATAATGTATATCATAAAAAATATGAATAAAAGCGATATAAAATATGTTCTCATTGAATGGACATATGGATTGTAAAAGTTTAGTATCGATATATATATCGATGAGAATAGAAGTATTCCGGAAAATGTCGGCGCGAGTACAATCATTAATATATCAAGACCGCTCAGTCCTGATAGCTCCTTTTTTGAATGCAGGAGGACTTGGTGGTAGCCACGCAGCCATCTTATTCTCTGCTTTATGTACTCTGAATATGTGGCCGGGGTTTCCTGGTAAACTTTGGCGCTTGGCAGATATGCAGATCTCATCCTCTTTGCAGCCATCCTGACGCCGCTTTCAAGATCCTCTGTAAGAAAGTTGCCGTTCCAGCCACCTATGATCCTTATTGTTTCCCTTTTAAAGTACTGATTTGATCCTGCAACGGGAACAAATAGATGTAAATACATCCTGCCTATCATTGAAACCTTTACAATAATCTCATCTATGGCTGCAAGCCTTGTGAAGATGTTT
This window of the Picrophilus oshimae DSM 9789 genome carries:
- a CDS encoding glycosyltransferase, producing the protein MDIAQDIGILLIVVGIVYSIYQFPILLIGYLHFHDYDIDFDWDNYKPLVSIIVPAKNEETVIGRCIESILSQAYDNFELFVVVDNSDDDTYRIAKSYERDGRVHVFERHGNLTKASALNYAYSMSHGEIIATYDADTVLEKNTLKNAVYGMRYMDADVLQGYNTYINREENIFTRLAAIDEIIVKVSMIGRMYLHLFVPVAGSNQYFKRETIRIIGGWNGNFLTEDLESGVRMAAKRMRSAYLPSAKVYQETPATYSEYIKQRIRWLRGYHQVLLHSKKELSGLSGLDILMIVLAPTFSGILLFSSIYISILNFYNPYVHSMRTYFISLLFIFFMIYIIAFVLALIKKKENALYIPLVYIYVVLNAIISIYTFFLEILGVKRVWYKVKKTGKTTM